From Candidatus Hydrogenedentota bacterium, one genomic window encodes:
- a CDS encoding ankyrin repeat domain-containing protein yields MPRIEEPFQAIINGDKPRLLDMIQRNPSIVHTRSAHGETPLIVAAYRGQLEMVELLLENGAEMGIHEAATLGQTCRIEEIVKSDPKAVDAISSDGWTALHLAAHFNRKETTQRLIELGALVDAASASTSLAPGNTPLHAASAAGHYEPALVLLEYGANVAARQANGMTPLHVAAAGTNAGLVRLLLEHKADPRAIDDAGMMPVDLALKFERYEIADILRAAPTTA; encoded by the coding sequence GTGCCCAGAATCGAAGAACCTTTTCAAGCCATCATCAACGGTGACAAGCCGCGCTTGTTGGACATGATTCAGCGCAATCCGTCTATTGTCCATACGCGAAGCGCGCACGGCGAAACACCCCTCATCGTCGCTGCCTATCGCGGACAACTCGAGATGGTCGAGCTTCTCCTCGAGAACGGCGCGGAAATGGGCATCCACGAAGCCGCAACGCTGGGCCAAACCTGCCGCATCGAAGAAATCGTCAAGAGCGACCCAAAAGCCGTTGACGCAATTTCCAGCGATGGCTGGACTGCGCTGCATCTGGCCGCACACTTCAATCGCAAAGAGACCACGCAGCGGCTCATCGAATTGGGAGCGCTCGTCGACGCGGCTTCGGCCTCGACCAGTCTCGCGCCCGGCAACACGCCGCTTCACGCGGCGTCGGCTGCGGGCCACTACGAACCGGCTCTCGTGCTGCTCGAATACGGTGCGAACGTAGCCGCCCGTCAGGCGAATGGCATGACGCCCCTCCACGTCGCCGCCGCGGGAACCAATGCGGGCCTAGTTCGCCTCCTGTTGGAACACAAGGCCGATCCGAGGGCCATCGACGACGCAGGCATGATGCCCGTCGACCTCGCGTTAAAGTTCGAGCGCTACGAGATCGCGGACATCCTCCGCGCCGCACCAACCACCGCCTGA
- a CDS encoding serine hydrolase, protein MRLLSVVSAVSLAILCLSAFAETPTTPLYDVPALSGITVDGDPSDWKAAGFRVELMLDKDGRFVPLADLKPEFRLGWDERGLLVLVTVQDDTLVENADESALYDRDSVEVFAATKRGAKDLYQLVVSPGVTSEFPEIRAKLSDFRKMEPKPELTYEAVRKRTANGYTLEILLPWKNLAITPSVGLETGFQIFINDADAPKGRFQAVWYPQTRTHENSNAMHRIRLAKCASAPECTRVRGEYDDSARTHLRVVSLGSNTGKSVTVKSGRDRVADASLAGQGDFAVADIYFPMPQPGDANKPFNVHVGGKAAGSVTLPDATITRAQRIMFLPLKFKPPVFKGSYFPLVDFENPRVAEALIGPYRIETTFYDAKYNQVTTAEEPGRYGAVVDVHPREGRAIRRFVTLYHAPDSYDTFAWFFMQPKGGLEFPPSMGFDEQAIEAQSEAIGRYERAMLVDDLNTDPLTATLITGLSETKPAPAPLGVAEDFLAMDRQWWVGLKQKVYPGAPYYPYNVVCPYQKEGEPAPVLREGTPEEAGMKPDAVQQIDSVLQQWAEESKEPFAVCLARHGVVYMHKAYGQRFGHPMTVTTKSWMASISKFLSGTLMMTLVDQGLVNLEDPVDKFLPAFRGIEVKTPLTVRSLYIHTNGFQLGLQPPRMYMDHWGDDMNDLEEVLAGYYPNLEVGTRHGYNGVGYALGGKVIETISGEALPQYFMHHLWGPLGCTHTDAVDGSARTFSVPMDIAKFGQLWLNKGAYGNMRFFSEQTYEKALPTKIKPFVSFDTDLEWGMGCVWMPDAGLSKKTFGHGAASAATLRIDPENDLVIVMTRNTAGAAYGKYHPMFIKAIVDNLAETPAK, encoded by the coding sequence ATGCGCCTTCTGTCGGTTGTATCCGCCGTTTCGCTAGCGATTCTATGTCTATCCGCATTCGCGGAGACTCCAACAACTCCGCTTTACGATGTACCCGCCTTATCGGGTATCACCGTCGATGGCGACCCGTCCGACTGGAAAGCTGCGGGGTTCCGAGTCGAACTCATGCTCGACAAGGACGGACGTTTTGTCCCTCTCGCCGACCTCAAACCCGAGTTTCGCCTGGGGTGGGATGAACGCGGACTTCTCGTTCTTGTAACCGTGCAGGACGACACCCTTGTCGAGAACGCGGACGAGTCTGCGTTGTACGACCGAGACTCCGTGGAAGTCTTTGCCGCCACGAAGCGCGGCGCAAAGGATCTCTACCAACTCGTTGTCAGCCCTGGCGTGACTTCGGAATTCCCCGAAATACGCGCGAAACTTTCAGACTTCCGCAAGATGGAACCCAAACCGGAACTGACCTACGAGGCCGTCCGCAAGAGGACGGCAAATGGCTATACCCTGGAAATCCTGCTTCCGTGGAAGAATCTCGCAATCACGCCAAGTGTCGGACTGGAAACGGGCTTCCAGATCTTCATCAACGATGCCGACGCGCCTAAAGGCCGCTTCCAGGCCGTCTGGTATCCGCAGACACGCACACACGAAAACTCGAACGCGATGCACCGCATCCGCCTCGCGAAATGCGCCAGCGCGCCCGAGTGCACGCGCGTCCGCGGCGAATACGATGACAGCGCGCGCACGCATTTGCGCGTTGTGTCGCTTGGGTCCAACACAGGCAAATCGGTCACCGTGAAATCGGGCAGGGACCGCGTCGCCGACGCCTCGCTAGCCGGACAAGGCGATTTCGCCGTTGCCGACATCTATTTCCCGATGCCCCAACCCGGCGACGCCAACAAACCATTTAACGTGCATGTAGGCGGGAAGGCGGCGGGGTCCGTCACGCTGCCCGATGCGACAATTACCCGTGCGCAACGCATCATGTTTCTCCCGCTGAAATTCAAACCGCCCGTCTTCAAAGGGTCCTACTTCCCGCTGGTGGACTTCGAGAATCCGCGCGTGGCCGAGGCCCTTATCGGCCCCTATCGCATCGAGACGACTTTCTACGACGCCAAGTACAACCAGGTCACGACCGCCGAAGAGCCCGGCCGTTACGGCGCTGTCGTCGACGTGCATCCGCGTGAAGGCCGCGCGATCCGGCGTTTTGTGACGCTGTATCACGCGCCGGATTCCTACGATACCTTCGCGTGGTTCTTCATGCAGCCCAAAGGCGGCCTTGAATTCCCGCCCAGCATGGGATTCGACGAGCAAGCCATCGAGGCGCAATCCGAGGCGATCGGCCGGTATGAACGCGCCATGCTCGTCGATGACCTCAACACCGATCCGCTAACCGCCACTTTGATAACCGGTCTCAGCGAAACCAAGCCCGCGCCAGCCCCGCTGGGCGTCGCGGAAGATTTCCTTGCGATGGACCGCCAATGGTGGGTCGGCCTGAAGCAAAAAGTCTATCCGGGCGCTCCCTACTATCCCTACAACGTCGTCTGCCCCTACCAGAAAGAAGGCGAACCGGCGCCGGTCTTGCGCGAAGGTACTCCGGAAGAAGCGGGCATGAAGCCTGACGCGGTGCAACAAATCGATTCTGTCCTCCAGCAATGGGCTGAAGAGAGCAAGGAACCGTTCGCGGTATGCCTCGCCCGGCACGGCGTCGTCTACATGCACAAAGCATACGGTCAGCGTTTCGGCCACCCGATGACCGTCACCACGAAAAGCTGGATGGCTTCCATCTCGAAGTTCCTATCCGGCACCTTGATGATGACGCTGGTCGATCAAGGACTCGTTAACCTTGAAGACCCCGTGGACAAGTTCCTCCCCGCGTTTCGCGGGATCGAGGTAAAGACTCCGCTCACGGTCCGCAGCCTGTACATCCACACGAACGGATTCCAACTGGGATTGCAGCCCCCGCGCATGTACATGGACCATTGGGGCGACGACATGAACGACCTCGAAGAGGTTCTTGCCGGATACTATCCGAACCTCGAAGTTGGCACGCGTCACGGATACAACGGCGTCGGCTACGCGCTCGGTGGAAAGGTCATCGAGACGATCAGCGGCGAAGCCCTGCCCCAATACTTCATGCATCATCTTTGGGGACCATTGGGCTGCACCCACACCGACGCCGTCGATGGCAGTGCCCGGACCTTCAGCGTGCCCATGGACATCGCGAAGTTCGGACAACTGTGGCTGAACAAAGGTGCGTACGGTAACATGCGCTTCTTCAGCGAACAGACCTACGAGAAAGCCCTGCCCACAAAGATCAAGCCATTCGTGAGCTTCGATACGGACCTTGAGTGGGGCATGGGCTGCGTCTGGATGCCCGATGCGGGCCTCAGCAAAAAGACGTTTGGCCACGGAGCCGCATCCGCCGCCACGCTGCGCATCGACCCGGAAAACGATCTCGTCATCGTCATGACCCGCAACACCGCGGGCGCGGCCTACGGGAAATATCACCCCATGTTCATCAAGGCTATCGTGGACAACCTGGCGGAAACCCCCGCGAAGTAG
- a CDS encoding cation diffusion facilitator family transporter — MAQEVAASNTEHPALRGARFIVVGVLINLALAIIKGVAGILGNSYALIADAMESSLDVFQSIVVWSGLRIAARPPDKDHPYGHGKAEPIAAVAVSMGLLFGALVIAVQSIREIVASSTSPAPFTLIVLVVVIVAKETLFRVMSGVGAAIESTAVRSDAWHHRSDAITSAAAFVGIGIAVVGGKGYENADDWAALFACMIIAFNGFRLLRPAVGEVMDVAPDPAVEAQVREVAMTVAGVRSLHVCWVRKMGFEYFVDLHVKVDGSITVHDGHDVAHRVKDAVRFVNPRIRDVLIHIEPED; from the coding sequence ATGGCACAAGAAGTCGCTGCATCCAACACAGAGCATCCCGCGCTGCGCGGGGCGCGTTTTATAGTTGTCGGCGTTCTGATCAATCTGGCGCTTGCAATCATCAAAGGCGTGGCAGGCATTCTGGGCAATTCGTACGCATTGATCGCCGACGCGATGGAATCTTCGCTGGATGTGTTTCAATCGATTGTGGTATGGAGTGGATTGCGCATTGCCGCGCGGCCGCCCGACAAAGACCACCCGTATGGACATGGCAAGGCCGAACCGATTGCGGCGGTGGCGGTGTCAATGGGGCTTTTGTTTGGCGCGCTCGTAATCGCCGTGCAGAGCATTCGCGAAATCGTGGCTTCCAGCACGTCGCCCGCGCCGTTTACGTTGATCGTGCTGGTGGTTGTGATAGTCGCGAAAGAGACGCTGTTTCGTGTGATGAGTGGCGTGGGCGCGGCGATTGAGAGCACGGCGGTCCGCTCGGACGCGTGGCACCACCGCAGCGATGCTATTACCTCTGCGGCGGCATTTGTAGGAATCGGGATTGCCGTGGTTGGCGGCAAGGGCTATGAGAACGCAGACGATTGGGCGGCGTTATTCGCGTGTATGATTATCGCATTCAATGGATTCCGGCTGCTGAGACCTGCCGTGGGCGAAGTAATGGACGTTGCCCCCGACCCAGCAGTAGAAGCGCAGGTGCGTGAAGTGGCGATGACCGTCGCGGGCGTGCGGTCACTTCATGTGTGCTGGGTGCGGAAGATGGGGTTTGAGTATTTTGTTGATTTGCACGTGAAGGTGGATGGCTCCATCACGGTTCACGACGGGCATGATGTGGCGCATCGCGTAAAGGACGCCGTACGATTCGTGAACCCGCGGATTCGCGATGTTCTGATTCATATCGAGCCGGAGGATTAG
- a CDS encoding ABC transporter ATP-binding protein, with product MSASTLPEAVGGPIVRIAGLTVRYGARVALNDFSLTVDDGVVGLLGPNGAGKSTLLKTLLGFCKAASGSAQVFGMPVERDPLEIRRRVGYMPERDVSSPKLSAVSFVAYCGCLAGMAYKDALQRTHEVLNYVGFGEERYRRMETYSTGMRQRAKLAQALVHDPELLFLDEPTNGLDPIGRIAMLELIREVARTRRMAVLLSSHLLPDVEHVCQRVALLDQGKLIREGDIAALTQFKSRLWRVRVKERGESFAAVLRASGFTTEREEDGALLVHQPEGAAPADVFRAARDHEIQIRHFEPVRHRLEEAFLLAVSGGG from the coding sequence TTGAGCGCTTCGACGTTACCCGAGGCAGTAGGCGGCCCTATCGTGCGCATAGCGGGGTTGACTGTGCGTTACGGGGCGCGTGTTGCGCTCAACGACTTCTCGCTGACGGTCGACGATGGGGTCGTGGGTTTGCTGGGTCCGAACGGCGCGGGCAAGAGCACGTTGTTGAAGACGTTGCTGGGGTTCTGCAAAGCCGCATCGGGTTCGGCGCAGGTGTTTGGAATGCCGGTTGAGCGCGACCCTTTGGAAATCCGGCGCCGTGTGGGCTATATGCCGGAGCGCGATGTGTCGTCTCCAAAGCTGAGCGCCGTTTCGTTTGTAGCCTACTGCGGATGCCTCGCGGGGATGGCGTATAAGGACGCGCTGCAGCGGACGCACGAAGTGCTCAACTACGTCGGCTTTGGCGAAGAGCGGTATCGCCGCATGGAGACGTATTCAACGGGTATGCGGCAGCGCGCCAAACTTGCGCAGGCCCTCGTGCACGATCCTGAGTTGCTCTTTTTGGATGAACCCACCAATGGACTCGATCCCATCGGCCGCATCGCGATGCTGGAACTGATACGCGAGGTGGCAAGAACCCGTCGCATGGCAGTTTTACTGTCGTCCCACCTGTTGCCGGACGTGGAACATGTCTGTCAGCGCGTCGCGCTTCTCGACCAGGGCAAACTGATTCGCGAAGGAGACATCGCGGCGCTGACGCAGTTTAAATCGCGGTTGTGGCGGGTGCGCGTCAAGGAACGCGGCGAATCGTTTGCCGCCGTGTTGCGGGCGTCCGGGTTTACGACGGAACGCGAAGAGGACGGCGCGTTGCTGGTGCATCAGCCCGAGGGAGCCGCGCCGGCGGATGTGTTTCGCGCGGCGCGCGACCACGAAATCCAGATCCGCCACTTTGAGCCGGTCCGGCATCGGCTCGAAGAGGCGTTTCTATTGGCAGTGTCCGGGGGCGGCTGA
- a CDS encoding ABC transporter permease, translating into MPIYEQTYKPWERSGTARSRWWTVAAHELRVARATPLFRRLLLLSLLPFMLYVFVLMVVDLMTANPSQLLRTAIQEIRITNVDALFFRLYISLTLPFVFLFCLYIGGGSICNDYRNNLLEVYFAKPLTRLEYFFGKLAAVCCVPLLLSAGLSWVLIAIHVLLSPTAGLVFLRENYWVPFACLAYATSVIIPYSLLIMACSSMTKSATGASIVACALLFVNSAVGNALGEILRRPNIRCLSLTRCMLHLSDELFGGRSRITVHWSVVVTVMAVFCAICAWIAYRRIRAVEVG; encoded by the coding sequence GTGCCGATCTACGAACAAACCTATAAACCCTGGGAGCGCAGCGGCACGGCGCGGAGCCGGTGGTGGACCGTGGCCGCCCACGAGTTGCGCGTAGCGCGCGCGACACCGCTCTTCCGGCGGCTGCTGTTGCTGTCGCTGTTGCCGTTCATGTTGTACGTGTTTGTGCTGATGGTCGTTGACTTGATGACGGCGAATCCCAGCCAGTTGCTTCGCACGGCGATACAGGAAATCCGTATCACCAACGTGGATGCGCTGTTCTTTCGGTTGTACATTTCGCTGACGTTGCCGTTTGTCTTTCTCTTTTGTCTGTATATTGGCGGAGGTTCGATCTGTAACGACTATCGCAATAACTTGCTTGAAGTGTATTTCGCGAAACCGCTCACGCGGCTGGAGTACTTTTTTGGCAAGTTGGCAGCGGTCTGCTGCGTGCCGTTATTGTTGTCGGCGGGACTGTCGTGGGTGCTGATTGCGATTCACGTACTGCTGTCGCCCACGGCGGGACTTGTGTTTCTGCGCGAGAACTACTGGGTGCCTTTCGCGTGTCTGGCGTATGCGACTTCCGTGATTATCCCCTATTCGCTGTTGATCATGGCGTGTTCCTCGATGACCAAGTCAGCGACAGGGGCCTCCATTGTGGCGTGCGCGTTGCTGTTCGTAAACAGCGCCGTGGGGAACGCGTTGGGCGAGATACTGCGCCGCCCCAATATCCGTTGTCTCAGCCTGACGCGGTGCATGCTGCACCTGAGCGACGAATTGTTCGGCGGGCGCTCGCGCATTACGGTGCACTGGAGCGTCGTTGTGACGGTCATGGCCGTCTTCTGCGCGATTTGCGCATGGATCGCGTACCGGCGTATTCGCGCGGTGGAGGTGGGATGA
- a CDS encoding ABC transporter ATP-binding protein, protein MMSTSISFAGVSVWFGEVVALNKVSLEVQPGITGLLGPNGAGKSTFMSLCTAQLRPGQGEVSVLGQPVWCNYPLLRRVGYCPDRENYYDDMTGFEFVYWLTRCAGLFPKEARRAATAALERVSMTDRMHDRISTYSRGMRQRVKLAQSFAHEPDILFLDEPMTGLDPVGRLAIFDLIRELGKGGKTVVVASHIMYEIENVTSNIILLNQGKVLAVGDVHDVRALIDAHPHSVSVRCRDPRALATRIIGLPSLVTIEFDDEVSGLTVRTRDPNTFYAHLTGLLAEKELGVESVHAPDDNLQSVFEYLVP, encoded by the coding sequence ATGATGTCCACATCCATATCGTTCGCGGGGGTGTCGGTCTGGTTCGGGGAAGTAGTGGCCTTGAACAAGGTTTCGCTCGAAGTCCAACCGGGTATTACCGGGCTGCTGGGGCCGAATGGAGCGGGCAAATCCACGTTCATGAGTCTGTGTACCGCGCAGCTTCGCCCGGGTCAAGGGGAAGTGTCCGTATTGGGGCAGCCGGTATGGTGCAATTATCCGCTGCTGCGCCGCGTGGGCTATTGTCCGGACCGCGAGAACTACTATGACGACATGACGGGCTTCGAATTCGTCTACTGGCTGACGCGGTGCGCGGGGCTTTTTCCCAAGGAAGCGCGACGCGCAGCCACGGCAGCCCTGGAGCGCGTCTCCATGACGGACCGCATGCACGACCGTATCTCAACGTACAGCCGGGGCATGCGTCAGCGCGTGAAACTGGCGCAGAGTTTTGCGCATGAACCGGACATTCTGTTCCTCGACGAACCGATGACGGGGCTCGACCCGGTTGGCCGCCTGGCCATTTTCGATCTGATTCGCGAATTGGGCAAGGGCGGCAAGACTGTTGTGGTCGCGAGCCATATCATGTACGAAATCGAGAACGTTACATCGAACATCATTCTGTTGAATCAAGGGAAGGTGCTGGCGGTTGGCGACGTGCACGACGTGCGCGCGCTTATCGACGCGCATCCCCACAGCGTTTCGGTTCGATGCCGCGATCCGCGCGCGTTGGCGACGCGCATCATTGGATTGCCCAGCCTTGTCACTATCGAGTTCGACGACGAGGTGTCCGGCCTGACCGTGCGCACACGCGACCCGAATACGTTCTACGCGCACCTTACCGGTCTGCTCGCGGAGAAGGAGCTTGGCGTCGAGAGCGTGCACGCCCCCGACGACAACCTCCAATCCGTGTTCGAGTACCTTGTGCCATGA
- a CDS encoding ABC transporter permease — protein MNEDKRIPSGHFWNVFAAVAAFTTYLFARRKRTWLMAGLMLVPMTLPFLAAWLDTSAMRMGPRLLVALVEYLYLFTLAPLTALFFAGTLLSEEVEGHTFPLLLSRPAPRGAIVLGKFAAYFLVSFALLAPATAAFMGAGAYALRVADPAAAFALLPRYLTLIAMALLSYGALCLFVSTIASRPVIVSAIFLFGWEKAVVAIPGYADFLTFEKYIRRLTPDVPFKRLELGKLELPVELLRSVYPVGAGASLVVLVGVTLVLLALACTAVRKRQYAAHGDGT, from the coding sequence ATGAACGAAGACAAGCGGATTCCCAGCGGCCATTTCTGGAACGTGTTTGCGGCGGTGGCCGCATTCACGACGTATCTTTTCGCGCGGCGCAAGCGCACTTGGCTGATGGCCGGGCTCATGCTTGTTCCGATGACACTGCCTTTTCTCGCCGCGTGGCTCGATACATCCGCGATGCGGATGGGGCCGCGATTGCTGGTGGCCCTCGTAGAGTATCTATATCTGTTCACGCTGGCCCCTCTGACCGCGCTGTTCTTTGCGGGAACGTTGCTGAGCGAAGAAGTCGAGGGCCATACCTTCCCGTTGTTGTTGTCGCGTCCCGCGCCGCGGGGAGCCATCGTGCTCGGCAAGTTCGCGGCCTATTTCCTGGTGTCATTCGCGTTGCTTGCGCCCGCCACGGCGGCATTCATGGGCGCGGGCGCCTATGCGTTGCGCGTGGCCGATCCGGCGGCGGCGTTCGCGTTGCTTCCCCGGTACCTGACGTTGATTGCGATGGCGCTGCTTTCGTATGGCGCGCTGTGCCTGTTTGTGAGCACGATTGCGTCGCGCCCCGTCATCGTGTCCGCGATCTTCCTGTTCGGATGGGAGAAAGCGGTCGTCGCCATACCCGGATACGCGGACTTTCTGACGTTCGAGAAATACATCCGGCGGCTCACGCCGGATGTGCCGTTCAAGCGCCTGGAATTGGGCAAACTGGAGTTGCCGGTGGAGTTGTTGCGAAGTGTGTATCCCGTCGGGGCGGGAGCTTCGCTGGTGGTACTGGTGGGGGTGACGCTGGTGCTGCTGGCGCTGGCGTGTACGGCCGTGCGAAAGCGGCAATACGCCGCGCACGGCGACGGCACGTAG